A portion of the Streptomyces platensis genome contains these proteins:
- a CDS encoding HTTM domain-containing protein, whose product MTSPTPQQTPGAQQPAHPTEPADVPQQAPASPVPQEPEPYEETRIERAIGRGFRYATGRALAPYQTAVIRIGFSATWLLFLLREWPHRAVLYGPDSPWSLDMARRLLGGNHAFSVLPWSDSRGWFEGVYLLAIVAAALLMLGWRTRTMSVLFMVGVISLQNRSIFIGDGGDNVIHLMSMYLVLTRCGQVWSLDARRAKRVAAAADGTDGAAAGSRDLPGVILWAVLGLALAVAQVGGNYGLSWFDNGPFPHIGWSLVLWGLWAAHGLWWAVQRYAPGEPRVVLDTVAKLAHNGALLVIMVEVCLIYATAGWYKIQGSRWQDGTAVYFPMHLDYFSPWPALSELLGSNGVMIMLITYGTVIVQVAFPFTLFNRRLKNVLLVMMICEHLSIAILLGLPFFSLAMITADAVFLPTNFLTWLSARLSGLRERLFSRGGPASPAGGEPDTRTEHSGGGHTLVG is encoded by the coding sequence GTGACGTCACCGACGCCCCAGCAGACGCCCGGCGCACAGCAGCCCGCGCACCCCACCGAGCCGGCCGACGTGCCTCAGCAAGCGCCGGCATCCCCGGTGCCCCAGGAGCCCGAGCCCTACGAAGAGACCCGTATCGAGCGCGCCATCGGCCGCGGCTTCCGGTATGCCACCGGCCGGGCGCTGGCCCCGTACCAGACGGCCGTGATCCGGATCGGCTTCTCGGCGACCTGGCTGCTGTTCCTGCTGCGCGAGTGGCCGCACCGCGCGGTTCTGTACGGGCCCGACAGCCCGTGGAGCCTGGACATGGCGCGCCGGCTGCTGGGCGGCAACCATGCCTTCTCCGTACTGCCCTGGTCCGACAGCCGCGGCTGGTTCGAGGGCGTCTACCTGCTGGCCATCGTGGCCGCCGCGCTGTTGATGCTCGGCTGGCGCACCCGCACCATGTCGGTGCTCTTCATGGTCGGCGTGATCTCGCTCCAGAACCGCAGCATCTTCATAGGGGACGGCGGCGACAACGTCATCCACCTGATGTCGATGTATCTCGTGCTGACCCGGTGCGGGCAGGTCTGGTCGCTGGACGCGCGCCGTGCGAAGCGGGTCGCGGCCGCCGCGGACGGAACCGACGGCGCGGCCGCCGGCTCCCGCGATCTGCCCGGCGTCATCCTGTGGGCCGTGCTCGGCCTCGCCCTGGCCGTCGCCCAGGTGGGCGGCAACTACGGCCTCAGCTGGTTCGACAACGGCCCGTTCCCGCACATCGGCTGGAGCCTGGTGCTGTGGGGGCTGTGGGCGGCGCACGGGCTGTGGTGGGCGGTGCAGCGGTACGCGCCCGGCGAGCCGCGCGTCGTACTCGACACCGTCGCCAAGCTCGCCCACAACGGCGCACTGCTGGTGATCATGGTCGAGGTCTGCCTGATCTACGCCACCGCCGGCTGGTACAAGATCCAGGGAAGCCGCTGGCAGGACGGCACCGCGGTCTACTTCCCGATGCACCTGGACTACTTCTCCCCCTGGCCGGCGCTGTCCGAGCTGCTGGGCAGCAACGGCGTGATGATCATGCTGATCACCTACGGCACGGTGATCGTGCAGGTCGCCTTCCCGTTCACGCTCTTCAACCGGCGGCTGAAGAATGTGCTGCTGGTCATGATGATCTGCGAGCACCTCTCGATCGCGATCCTGCTGGGGCTGCCGTTCTTCTCGCTCGCGATGATCACCGCGGACGCGGTCTTCCTGCCGACGAACTTCCTGACCTGGCTCTCCGCGCGCCTCTCCGGCCTGCGGGAACGACTGTTCTCGCGCGGCGGGCCGGCCAGCCCGGCCGGCGGTGAGCCGGACACCCGTACGGAGCACAGCGGCGGTGGCCATACGCTCGTGGGGTGA
- the paaD gene encoding 1,2-phenylacetyl-CoA epoxidase subunit PaaD: MVTTTALEEELLALAGSVPDPELPVLTLAELGVLRGVQLTAPGRVEVQLTPTYTGCPAIEAMSADIERVLHDHGIPEVEVRTVLSPPWTTDAITPEGRRKLAEFGIAPPRPTGPAGGPVAIDLTIRCPHCGSTDTTLLSRFSSTACKALRRCESCREPFDHFKEL; the protein is encoded by the coding sequence ATGGTGACCACCACCGCCCTCGAAGAGGAACTGCTGGCGCTGGCCGGCTCCGTGCCCGACCCCGAGCTGCCGGTACTCACCCTCGCCGAGCTGGGCGTGCTGCGCGGTGTGCAGCTCACCGCACCCGGCCGGGTCGAGGTGCAGCTCACCCCGACGTACACCGGCTGCCCCGCCATCGAGGCGATGTCGGCCGATATAGAGCGGGTGCTGCACGACCACGGCATACCCGAGGTCGAGGTCCGTACGGTCCTCAGCCCGCCGTGGACCACGGATGCGATCACCCCCGAGGGCCGCCGCAAGCTCGCCGAATTCGGTATCGCACCGCCACGCCCCACCGGCCCGGCCGGCGGACCGGTCGCCATCGACCTCACCATCCGCTGTCCCCACTGCGGATCGACCGACACCACGCTGCTGAGCCGGTTCTCCTCCACGGCATGCAAGGCTCTGCGCCGCTGTGAGTCCTGCCGCGAACCCTTCGACCACTTCAAGGAGTTGTGA
- a CDS encoding TrmH family RNA methyltransferase — MSSEKTAPAEPLQYDEGYGPQIGVGPHPEPWPQDERFDPELLAHGDRRNVVDRYRYWTREAIVADLDTRRHDFHVAVENWGHDFNIGSVVRTANAFLAKEIHIVGQRRWNRRGAMVTDRYQHVRHHPDTADLTAWAAAEDLPIIGIDNLPGSVPLETTELPRRCVLLFGQEGPGLTEEARRHVSLVCSIAQFGSTRSINAGAAAAIAMHAWIGRHARIEGPGAP, encoded by the coding sequence GTGAGCAGCGAGAAAACCGCCCCCGCCGAGCCCCTCCAGTACGACGAGGGGTACGGGCCGCAGATCGGCGTCGGGCCGCACCCGGAGCCCTGGCCGCAGGACGAGCGGTTCGACCCCGAGCTGCTCGCCCACGGCGACCGCCGCAATGTCGTCGACCGCTACCGCTACTGGACGCGCGAGGCGATCGTCGCCGACCTCGACACCCGCCGCCATGACTTCCATGTGGCCGTTGAGAACTGGGGCCACGACTTCAACATCGGCTCGGTCGTCCGGACCGCGAACGCGTTCCTGGCCAAGGAGATCCATATCGTCGGGCAGCGGCGCTGGAACCGCCGGGGCGCGATGGTGACCGACCGCTATCAGCACGTCCGCCACCACCCGGACACCGCCGACCTCACCGCCTGGGCGGCGGCCGAGGACCTGCCGATCATCGGGATCGACAACCTGCCCGGCTCCGTCCCGCTGGAGACGACCGAGCTGCCGCGCCGCTGTGTGCTGCTCTTCGGCCAGGAGGGGCCGGGGCTGACCGAGGAAGCACGCCGACACGTCTCGCTGGTCTGTTCGATCGCGCAGTTCGGCTCGACCCGCTCGATCAATGCGGGGGCCGCGGCCGCCATCGCGATGCATGCCTGGATCGGCCGCCATGCGCGGATCGAGGGGCCGGGCGCTCCCTGA
- the paaN gene encoding phenylacetic acid degradation protein PaaN, translated as MAAEMTAAQLIEKHRPTLDQALEAIRTRAYWSPHPEHPKAYGETAAPDGLAAFEALRGKRFELDQPGTDDWTGEEVSPYGPELGISYPHPDVDELLPAMRAALPVWRDAGPEARAVVCLEILARISARTHEFAQAVMHTSGQAFMMAFQAGGPHAQDRGTEAVAYAYAEQVRTPEQAPWSKPQGKRDPLELSKSFTTVPRGVALVIGCNTFPTWNGYPGLFASLATGNPVLVKPHPRAVLPLAMTVKVAREVLAEAGFPADLVCLAVDKPGEGLAKTLAVRPEVRVIDYTGSTAFGDWLETHARQAQVFTEKAGVNTVVIDSTDDYKGMLSNLAFSLSLYSGQMCTTPQNLLIPRDGIGTDAGPKSYDEVVSDLAGAVSGLLGDDARANALLGAIVNPQVKERIDAAAGLGEVALASREVANPEFPGATVRTPVIVKLDGAKPDDEAVYLSECFGPVSFAVAVDSAADAVDLLRRTVRDQGAMTVGAYTTSPDVEKLVEEACLEECAQLSLNLTGGVYVNQTAAFSDFHGSGGNPAANAVLCDGAFVANRFRTVEVRRPA; from the coding sequence ATGGCCGCCGAAATGACCGCAGCGCAGTTGATCGAGAAGCACCGCCCGACCCTCGACCAGGCGCTGGAGGCGATCCGCACCCGCGCCTACTGGTCCCCGCACCCCGAGCACCCGAAGGCGTACGGCGAGACCGCCGCACCCGACGGGCTGGCCGCCTTCGAGGCGCTGCGCGGCAAGCGGTTCGAGCTCGACCAGCCCGGCACGGACGACTGGACGGGCGAGGAAGTCTCGCCGTACGGCCCGGAGTTGGGCATCAGCTATCCGCATCCGGATGTGGACGAGCTGCTGCCGGCCATGCGCGCCGCGCTCCCCGTCTGGCGGGACGCCGGTCCCGAGGCGCGGGCGGTGGTGTGCCTGGAGATCCTGGCCCGGATCAGTGCGCGCACCCATGAGTTCGCCCAGGCCGTGATGCACACCAGCGGTCAGGCCTTCATGATGGCGTTCCAGGCGGGCGGCCCGCATGCCCAGGACCGCGGCACGGAGGCGGTGGCGTATGCGTACGCCGAGCAGGTCCGCACCCCGGAGCAGGCCCCGTGGTCCAAGCCGCAGGGCAAGCGTGACCCGCTCGAACTGAGCAAGAGCTTCACGACTGTGCCGCGCGGTGTCGCCCTGGTGATCGGCTGCAACACCTTCCCGACGTGGAATGGCTACCCGGGCCTGTTTGCCTCTCTGGCGACCGGAAACCCGGTGCTGGTCAAGCCGCATCCGCGTGCCGTGCTGCCGCTGGCGATGACCGTCAAGGTGGCCCGCGAAGTGCTCGCCGAGGCCGGTTTCCCCGCCGACCTGGTGTGCCTGGCCGTGGACAAGCCGGGTGAGGGCCTGGCCAAGACGCTGGCCGTCCGCCCCGAGGTCCGCGTCATCGACTACACCGGCTCGACCGCCTTCGGCGACTGGCTGGAGACGCACGCCCGGCAGGCGCAGGTCTTCACGGAGAAGGCCGGCGTCAACACCGTCGTCATCGACTCCACCGACGACTACAAGGGCATGCTCAGCAACCTCGCGTTCTCGCTGTCGCTCTACAGCGGCCAGATGTGCACCACCCCGCAGAATCTGCTGATCCCGCGGGACGGCATCGGCACGGACGCCGGACCGAAGTCGTACGACGAGGTGGTCAGCGATCTCGCGGGCGCGGTGAGCGGCCTGCTGGGCGATGACGCGCGAGCCAACGCCCTGCTGGGTGCCATCGTCAATCCGCAGGTCAAGGAGCGGATCGACGCGGCTGCCGGGCTCGGGGAGGTGGCGCTGGCCTCCCGTGAGGTGGCCAACCCCGAGTTCCCCGGGGCCACGGTCCGTACGCCGGTGATCGTCAAGCTGGACGGTGCCAAGCCGGACGACGAGGCGGTCTATCTGTCGGAGTGCTTCGGCCCGGTGTCCTTCGCGGTGGCCGTCGACTCCGCGGCCGACGCGGTGGATCTGCTGCGGCGCACCGTCCGCGACCAGGGCGCGATGACGGTCGGCGCGTACACCACCTCGCCGGATGTCGAGAAGCTGGTGGAGGAGGCCTGCCTGGAGGAGTGCGCCCAGCTGTCGCTGAATCTGACCGGCGGGGTCTATGTGAACCAGACCGCGGCGTTCTCGGACTTCCATGGCTCGGGCGGTAACCCGGCGGCCAATGCGGTGCTGTGCGACGGCGCCTTCGTGGCGAACCGCTTCCGGACGGTGGAGGTACGCCGCCCGGCGTGA
- the paaB gene encoding 1,2-phenylacetyl-CoA epoxidase subunit PaaB produces MTTPRPADTAATTAAPTDWPLWEVFVRSRRGLSHTHAGSLHAPDAEMALRNARDLYTRRSEGVSIWVVPSAQVTASSPDEKDSFFEPAGDKPYRHPTFYEIPDGVHHL; encoded by the coding sequence ATGACGACACCACGCCCCGCCGACACGGCCGCCACCACCGCAGCGCCCACCGACTGGCCGCTGTGGGAGGTCTTCGTCCGCAGCCGCCGCGGTCTCTCGCACACCCATGCCGGCAGCCTGCACGCCCCGGACGCCGAAATGGCACTGCGCAACGCCCGTGACCTCTACACCCGCCGCTCGGAGGGCGTCTCCATCTGGGTGGTGCCCTCGGCGCAGGTTACCGCCTCCTCGCCGGACGAGAAGGACTCCTTCTTCGAGCCGGCCGGCGACAAGCCCTACCGCCACCCGACCTTCTACGAGATCCCGGACGGGGTGCATCACCTTTGA
- a CDS encoding TetR/AcrR family transcriptional regulator, producing the protein MTMAKRDTYTPDSLLAVAVEVFIERGYDGTSMEHLSKAAGISKSSIYHHVRSKEELLHRAISRALDGLFGVLEEPGALQGRAIERLEHVTRRVAEVLMDELPYVTLLLRVRGNTDTERWAMERRREFDHAVSDLLKQAAADGDLRDDVDIRLATRLLFGMINSIVEWYRPGRGGSASRDEVAEAVVRTAFAGLRKA; encoded by the coding sequence ATGACCATGGCCAAGCGCGACACCTATACGCCCGATTCGCTGCTCGCGGTCGCCGTCGAGGTGTTCATCGAGCGCGGCTACGACGGCACGTCCATGGAGCACCTCTCCAAGGCGGCCGGCATCTCGAAGTCCTCGATCTACCACCATGTGCGCAGCAAGGAAGAGCTGCTGCACCGCGCCATAAGCCGGGCGCTGGACGGGCTGTTCGGTGTGCTGGAGGAACCGGGCGCCCTCCAGGGACGGGCGATCGAGCGGCTGGAGCATGTCACCCGACGCGTGGCCGAGGTGCTGATGGATGAACTCCCCTATGTGACGCTGCTGTTGCGGGTGCGCGGAAACACGGACACCGAGCGGTGGGCCATGGAGCGTCGCCGGGAGTTCGACCACGCGGTGTCCGACCTGCTCAAGCAGGCCGCCGCCGACGGCGACCTGCGGGACGACGTGGACATCCGGCTGGCCACCCGGCTGCTCTTCGGCATGATCAACTCGATTGTGGAGTGGTACCGGCCGGGGCGGGGCGGCTCGGCGAGCCGTGACGAGGTCGCCGAGGCCGTGGTGCGCACGGCGTTCGCGGGGCTGCGCAAGGCCTGA
- a CDS encoding DUF5819 family protein: MQSYGDESRPLAALSLPSRIVIGVAACAVAVAVAIHLAMMFLHVAPSNTLSKQQGALISDYVYPEYEQNWKLFAPNPLQQNNAVQVRAQLRTEDGTARTTGWTDLTARDGQAIRHNPMPSHTQQNQLRRGWELFVNTHNAQNRPVGLRGELSERYIRRLVLFRMDDEWTRGGGRVEQIQVRSQTTAVRPPPWSTEKISDKPVFRVLPWWQVTAADLPEGATHQ, encoded by the coding sequence ATGCAGTCATACGGGGACGAATCGCGGCCACTGGCCGCGCTCTCGCTGCCCTCGCGGATCGTCATAGGAGTGGCGGCCTGTGCCGTCGCGGTCGCCGTCGCGATTCATCTCGCGATGATGTTCCTGCATGTCGCACCGTCGAACACGCTCAGCAAACAGCAGGGCGCCCTGATCAGCGACTACGTCTATCCCGAGTACGAGCAGAACTGGAAGCTGTTCGCACCCAATCCCCTCCAGCAGAACAACGCGGTCCAGGTCCGCGCACAGCTGCGCACCGAGGACGGCACCGCGCGGACCACCGGCTGGACCGATCTGACCGCCCGCGACGGCCAGGCCATCCGCCACAACCCGATGCCCAGCCACACCCAGCAGAACCAGCTGCGCCGAGGGTGGGAACTCTTCGTCAACACCCACAACGCGCAAAACCGCCCGGTCGGCCTGCGCGGTGAGCTGTCCGAGCGCTACATCCGGCGGCTCGTGCTGTTCCGGATGGACGACGAGTGGACCAGGGGCGGCGGCCGGGTCGAGCAGATCCAGGTCCGCTCGCAGACGACGGCGGTCCGCCCGCCGCCGTGGAGTACCGAGAAGATCAGCGACAAGCCCGTGTTCCGAGTGCTGCCCTGGTGGCAGGTCACCGCAGCCGACCTGCCCGAGGGGGCGACCCACCAGTGA
- the paaA gene encoding 1,2-phenylacetyl-CoA epoxidase subunit PaaA, with product MTTIAPEETAREAVFDATVAAEERIEPRDWMPDAYRSTLVRQIAQHAHSEIIGMQPEANWITRAPSLRRKAILMAKVQDEAGHGLYLYSAAETLGTSRDELLDKLHSGRQKYSSIFNYPTLTWADVGAIGWLVDGAAITNQVPLCRCSYGPYARAMVRICKEESFHQRQGYELLLALSRGTEAQHAMAQDAVDRWWWPSLMMFGPPDDESSHSAQSMAWKIKRHSNDELRQRFVDICVPQAEALGLTLPDPDLTWNDERGHWDFGPIDWAEFREVLKGNGPCNAQRISRRRQAHEDGAWVREAAAAHAAKHGKATR from the coding sequence ATGACGACGATCGCGCCGGAAGAGACGGCCCGAGAGGCCGTATTCGACGCCACCGTGGCCGCGGAAGAGCGCATCGAACCGCGGGACTGGATGCCGGACGCCTACCGCTCGACACTCGTGCGGCAGATAGCGCAGCACGCCCACTCCGAGATCATCGGCATGCAGCCGGAGGCCAACTGGATCACCCGGGCGCCGTCCCTGCGCCGCAAGGCGATCCTGATGGCGAAGGTGCAGGACGAGGCCGGCCACGGCCTGTATCTCTACAGCGCCGCCGAGACCCTGGGCACCAGCCGCGACGAACTGCTGGACAAGCTGCACTCCGGCCGCCAGAAGTACTCCTCGATCTTCAACTACCCGACCCTGACCTGGGCCGACGTCGGAGCCATCGGCTGGCTGGTGGACGGCGCGGCGATCACCAATCAAGTCCCGCTGTGCCGGTGTTCGTACGGTCCCTACGCCCGCGCCATGGTCCGTATCTGCAAGGAGGAGTCCTTCCACCAGCGCCAGGGCTACGAGCTCCTGCTGGCCCTGAGCCGCGGCACCGAGGCACAGCACGCCATGGCGCAGGACGCGGTGGACCGCTGGTGGTGGCCGTCCCTGATGATGTTCGGCCCGCCGGACGACGAGTCGTCGCACTCCGCGCAGTCCATGGCCTGGAAGATCAAGCGGCACTCCAACGACGAGCTGCGCCAGCGCTTCGTGGACATCTGCGTCCCCCAGGCCGAGGCCCTCGGGCTGACGCTCCCCGACCCGGATCTGACCTGGAACGACGAGCGCGGTCACTGGGACTTCGGCCCGATCGACTGGGCCGAGTTCCGCGAGGTCCTCAAGGGCAACGGCCCCTGCAACGCACAACGGATCAGCCGCCGGCGACAGGCCCATGAGGATGGCGCCTGGGTCCGCGAGGCAGCCGCCGCCCACGCGGCCAAGCACGGGAAGGCCACCCGATGA
- a CDS encoding Lrp/AsnC family transcriptional regulator: protein MPDEQMANSGGQPATAAGPPPTPSAPPSPAARPLDTIDRSILRMLQTDGRASIRSVAERVHVSRANAYARINRLIDDGVIRGFSALIDQERAGQGASAYITLKIVQNSWRTVRKQLTALPGATHIALVSGDFDVLLLVHTKDNRELRELVLTRIQSIPEVLSTRTLLVFEETDLGPEEE, encoded by the coding sequence ATGCCGGACGAACAGATGGCCAATTCCGGCGGACAACCGGCGACGGCAGCCGGCCCGCCGCCGACGCCCTCCGCCCCGCCCTCGCCGGCCGCACGCCCGCTGGACACCATCGACCGCTCGATCCTGCGCATGCTCCAGACCGACGGCCGGGCCTCGATACGCTCCGTCGCCGAGCGGGTGCATGTCTCGCGCGCCAATGCCTACGCCCGGATCAACCGGCTGATCGACGACGGTGTGATCCGCGGCTTCAGCGCCCTCATCGACCAGGAACGGGCAGGTCAGGGCGCCTCTGCCTACATCACGCTGAAGATCGTGCAGAACTCCTGGCGGACCGTGCGCAAGCAGCTCACGGCGCTGCCGGGCGCCACGCACATCGCGCTGGTCAGCGGCGATTTCGATGTGCTGCTGCTGGTCCACACCAAGGACAACCGCGAGCTGCGCGAACTGGTCCTCACCCGTATCCAGTCGATACCGGAGGTCCTGAGCACCCGCACCCTGCTGGTCTTCGAGGAGACCGATCTCGGCCCCGAAGAGGAATGA
- a CDS encoding 3-hydroxyacyl-CoA dehydrogenase: MTALGTSSTVAVVGTGTMGQGIAQVALVAGHRVLLHDTAPGRAAQAAEAIGSRLDRLVEKGRIPADARDAARARLSPATALAELADAALVIEAILEQLPAKQELFTALEDIVAADCLLATNTSSLSVTAVAGRLRHPGRCVGLHFFNPAPLLPLVEVISGFATDEAAATTAYDTAAAWGKRPVRCADTPGFIVNRIARPFYAEALRVYEERVADPATIDAVLREGTGFKMGPFELTDLIGQDVNEAVTHSVWQAFFQDPKFTPSLAQRRLVESGLHGRKAGRGWFDYSEGAPRPEPRTAEPCPAPASVGLHGKLPGPAAVLRELIEEAGIKVTGDRTTGVAEGSIRLPGGARLALTNGCPATTPAQENCIRFDLSLDYRAATRIALAASAAVSEEDLAEAVGLFQALGKQVSVIEDVPGMIVARTVAMIIDFAVDAAARGVATPEDIDTAMRLGVNYPGGPMEWVERLGARWVGDLLASMHHQNAGGRYVPSWALRRRADLEELVL; the protein is encoded by the coding sequence ATGACGGCACTCGGGACCAGCAGCACCGTGGCAGTGGTGGGCACCGGCACCATGGGACAGGGCATCGCGCAGGTGGCGCTGGTCGCCGGCCACCGCGTACTCCTCCATGACACCGCCCCCGGACGCGCCGCGCAGGCCGCCGAGGCGATCGGGAGCCGGCTGGACCGGCTCGTCGAAAAAGGCCGGATCCCGGCGGACGCGCGGGACGCCGCCCGCGCGCGCCTCTCCCCCGCCACCGCCCTCGCAGAGCTGGCCGACGCCGCACTGGTCATCGAGGCGATTCTGGAGCAACTTCCGGCCAAACAGGAGCTGTTCACCGCCCTGGAGGACATCGTCGCGGCGGACTGCCTGCTGGCCACCAACACCTCTTCGCTGTCCGTGACCGCGGTCGCGGGCCGGCTGCGCCACCCCGGCCGCTGCGTGGGCCTGCACTTCTTCAACCCCGCGCCGCTGCTCCCCCTGGTCGAGGTGATCAGCGGCTTCGCCACCGACGAGGCGGCCGCCACCACGGCGTACGACACCGCCGCGGCTTGGGGGAAGCGGCCGGTGCGCTGCGCCGACACCCCCGGTTTCATCGTCAACCGCATCGCCCGTCCCTTCTACGCCGAGGCCCTGCGGGTGTACGAGGAGCGGGTCGCCGACCCCGCCACCATCGATGCGGTGCTGCGCGAGGGCACCGGATTCAAGATGGGGCCCTTCGAGCTGACCGACCTCATCGGACAGGACGTGAACGAGGCGGTCACCCACTCCGTGTGGCAGGCCTTCTTCCAGGACCCGAAGTTCACCCCCTCCCTGGCGCAGCGCCGGCTGGTCGAGTCCGGGCTGCACGGCCGCAAGGCGGGGCGCGGCTGGTTCGACTACTCCGAGGGCGCGCCGCGGCCGGAACCGCGGACGGCGGAGCCCTGCCCGGCGCCCGCATCCGTCGGGCTGCACGGGAAGCTGCCCGGCCCCGCGGCGGTGCTGCGCGAGCTGATCGAAGAGGCGGGCATCAAGGTCACCGGCGACCGCACGACGGGGGTGGCGGAAGGCTCCATCCGTCTTCCGGGCGGGGCCCGTCTGGCGCTGACCAATGGCTGTCCGGCCACGACGCCCGCCCAGGAGAACTGCATCCGCTTTGACCTGTCCCTGGACTACCGCGCCGCGACCCGGATCGCCCTGGCGGCCTCGGCGGCGGTCTCCGAGGAGGACCTCGCTGAGGCCGTCGGGCTGTTCCAGGCGCTGGGCAAGCAGGTCAGTGTGATCGAAGACGTCCCCGGCATGATCGTCGCCCGGACGGTCGCGATGATCATCGACTTCGCCGTGGACGCCGCGGCCCGCGGCGTCGCCACCCCCGAGGACATCGACACGGCCATGCGGCTCGGCGTGAACTACCCCGGCGGCCCCATGGAATGGGTCGAGCGGCTGGGCGCCCGTTGGGTAGGGGATCTGCTGGCTTCGATGCACCACCAAAATGCCGGTGGACGCTACGTACCGTCCTGGGCGCTGCGGCGCCGTGCAGACCTCGAGGAATTGGTGCTCTAA
- the paaC gene encoding 1,2-phenylacetyl-CoA epoxidase subunit PaaC has translation MNITATPALILGDDALILSHRLGEWAGHAPVLEEEVALANIALDLLGQARVLLSLAGDEDELAYLREERQFRNLQLVEQPNGDFAHTIARQLYFSTYQELLFDHLAPTESEVAPLAAKAVKEVAYHRDHAHQWTLRLGDGTDESHTRMQRALDSLWQFTGELFEPVEGLETVPWAALHDDWTTRITATLEQATLTVPEGPRHGAWRAGAGRQGLHTESFGRLLAEMQHLHRSHPGATW, from the coding sequence ATGAACATCACCGCCACCCCGGCCCTGATACTCGGGGACGACGCCCTGATCCTCTCCCACCGCCTGGGCGAGTGGGCCGGCCACGCCCCGGTCCTGGAGGAGGAGGTCGCACTGGCCAATATCGCGCTGGATCTCCTCGGCCAGGCCCGCGTGCTGCTCTCACTGGCCGGTGACGAGGACGAGCTGGCCTATCTGCGCGAGGAGCGGCAGTTCCGCAATCTCCAGCTCGTGGAACAGCCCAACGGCGACTTCGCCCACACCATCGCCCGCCAGCTCTACTTCTCCACCTACCAGGAGCTGCTGTTCGACCACCTCGCCCCGACCGAGAGCGAGGTGGCGCCCCTGGCCGCAAAGGCCGTCAAGGAGGTCGCCTACCACCGCGACCACGCCCACCAGTGGACACTGCGCCTCGGCGACGGCACGGACGAGAGCCACACCCGGATGCAACGCGCCCTGGATTCCCTGTGGCAGTTCACCGGCGAACTCTTCGAGCCGGTGGAAGGCCTGGAAACGGTGCCGTGGGCCGCCCTGCACGACGACTGGACCACCCGCATCACCGCCACCCTGGAGCAGGCCACGCTCACCGTCCCCGAAGGCCCCAGGCACGGCGCCTGGCGGGCCGGCGCGGGCCGCCAGGGCCTGCACACCGAATCGTTCGGACGGCTGCTCGCCGAGATGCAGCACCTCCACCGCAGCCACCCGGGGGCGACATGGTGA